Genomic DNA from Corynebacterium kroppenstedtii:
GAAGTTCGGTACGGTGATGAGGAGTCACCGACTCCGTCGTACCTACATCGGCAGGAAATGCCGGCACAATTCCCCCCGTGCGATCAAAAAAACGCTTCCATACTGCAAGTGCACGCTGGAGTTCATCGCTGTTCTTACTGTCATGCCAGCGAACGGATGCTTCTTGTTCTTTTCGCACAACATCAATAAACGACGGAGCTGTAGCGGGATCGGGGGCTGACGAGGTGCCGGCGTTCCCGTTAACGATTCCGGCATTTTCTTCGGTGGCCTCATGATCGTTGTTACAGTTTCTGAGCTTCTCTGCCGGTGAAGCCACAAGGTCCCACAGACGTTGGAGAATGATGTGGATGCTCGCCATATCCGCATGAAAATGGTCACTTGCTACCACGAGGCGATGACCGCACAGGGCAAAAAAGAGCCCAGGGGTACGGCCCGGGACGCACGCGTCGTCGATTCTCGCCTCCACCTCTTGACGAATAGTTGAAGAATCTGCATCCAAATCGGTGAGGAATGCTTCGGTCACAATAGATAGGTGATCATTCGACCACATTCTCTGGCTACCGTCATTTTCCGACGGATTAGAGGGGACTAGCCGCAATGCGTCATAATCACCGATAAGAGTGTGGATTGCATTCGCGATAGCGTCGATGTTGTGCTGTGTGCCGGCGAGAACACTACTGGGGAGGATAAAAGATCCTGCGACCCATGATGGACGGCCACTCGCTCTGACGCTCTCCAGATGGTTACGTTGGTTCAGCGTTAGTGGAAAGGTTTCCGAACCGGGAATTCCATCCCAGTCCAGAACATACTGAGTACACGGACCTGAAAGGGCAATATCATCGAGGTAGCAAACATCCACATCACCGACGGTACCAGGACGTTTCCCCTTACCCGCTGCGATAATGACAACTAACGTTGTAACGATTACGAACTAATACCGGTGCACTCCGCACACCACACTTCACCGCGAGGTCCCTCAAGGAAAGCTATGCCCGCCTACTCTGCACGAAACCATGCAAACCATACCGACAACAGCCCAGCAGACTCTTCTGAATCTACTCAAAGACCCGCTCGCCAAAATATTGTGTTTGTCTTGTCTGGTAGCCGCGGCGATATCCAGCCCGCTGTAAGTCTCGGTCTGGAACTCCAGGACCGCGGTCACACTGTCACGTTCTTGTGCACGCCTAGTCTGACCACTTTTGCACGCACTGCCGGGATCCAGTCAGTGTTTCCCGCGGGGATCAATATCGGCGATATGACAGATCGCGCACGATCAACATTGGCGAGCAAAAACCCCGTCGCTATTGCGAAATTAGCTACGCACTTTCTTAAGCATTCCGTTGATGATCTACATCAAGACCTCATCAACTATTACTTTTCCGAAAACAGCACCCAGGGCTCGTCGGATATGGATCACCCCAAGCTCGCACAACCAACCTTGTTAATTGTGAATCCTATGTGTCAAAGACAGGGGACATCATTGGCTGAAAAATGGAGGATTCCCCTCGTTGTTCTGCGATATGCGCCAATTTCTCATAACAGCTATTCGGGTTGGCCGCATCAATTAACCCGCCGCGCACCCAAATGGATAAAGAAAAAATCATGGCACATTCAGGAGTGGTTCGACTTCTTCATGTACGGGCATTGGGAAAATACATTCCGACGCCATCTTGGGCTTGCTTCTCGATTTCACCCATTCACACGTTACTTACGCGACCACTCAGTGCCTCAACTACAGCTCTGCGACCCGAACGTCGTCCCAGACATCGCCGCAGAGTGGGCAGGCACCAACAAAATTTTTGTTGGGTATCTTGATCTTCCCGCCTCTGCGCGGCGTCGCCTCAACGAACCAGATACCCTCCCCGCTGATCTTGACCACTGGCTTTCCAGTGGTAGCGCCCCACTTTTTGTGAGCTTCGGATCAATGCCGGTATCGAACCCCACCCGCCTTGTGGACACCATTGTCTCCGTGGCCCGAAGGCACAACCTCCGCGTACTCTTTAGCGGATTCGACAGCACTACAAATGCCACCAACGACGAACCACGAGCGACGTCCACCGTCGGCAATCAAGGTCATGACGAGGCTAACGATGTGTACTTCACTGGAGCGATCAATCAGACTGCTGTCCTGCCACGATGCTGCGCTGCGGTTCACCACGGTGGGGCCGGCACGACCGCAGCCAGTCTGCGCTCCGGAAACCCCACCATGATTTATGCTTTCGGCTTCGAGCAACCTTTCTGGGCGTCGTGCATTGAAAACCTAGGTGTCGGAGTCGGGTCGTCAGTATCACGTTTGACCACTGAGCACTTCGCGAAAGACCTCGACCGTGCACTGTCGTCACCGGTTCGGGAGGCTGCGCGGGCATTCGCCGCCGATATGACATCACCTGACCAGGCATTATCGACGGCGATCCGCCTCATTGAAGACCAGGCTGGCTAGCTCGTTAGCGGCGTCCAGGCGGCGGTTACTGTCGGCCTGCAACAGCGTCCTGGACCGCCTCGCGGAACGCATGGAAGAACGTGCGCAATGATTCAGCAGCAACGGGATTATCAGGAGCCTGACTTCCGACGAACAACCCGTCGGGGTTACGGAAAACCCATAAACTGGCGTTCTTCGTTTTCCCGGTGCCCGTGAGCAGGCGAATATTCGATCCCTGGGGCTCCGTGAACCAGCTGAGATCCATATAGGTAACCAATTGCGGGCTATCGAAAATGCTCGCGTCCACTGCCCCAGCCGCTAACAGCGGCATGATTGACGCATGGACAGGTTCATAAAGAACTTCGCGCATGTTCTGCTGCGCCTGGGCAACGGTGGGCAAAATTTCATCGAAAGTTTCACCCTTTATATCAAATGTCAGCGGGTTGAAGTTGCAGAACCAGCCCTGTGAGGTCGCGTATTTCTTTCCTCGCGTGCTATTCACCACAATGGTTGAATACCGGCTTGTTTTCGCTGCCTTATGTTCTGCAAGCGCCAACAACGCGAAGACAACGGTACTAAAGCTAACTCCGTTCTCATGAGCTAACGAACGTAAAATTTTTACGTCATCAGCGTCGGCCAGAGTGAAGTCCGGTTGTGTTTCTTTAACAGGCTGGGGCTCATTGTCTTTGATTCCAGTAAGTAGGGGGAATCGTGGAGCACCGCCCGTGACCTGGACGAACTCCTGCATAAGCTTCGCTCCTGGCGAATCAGGGGTGACCGCAGCAGCTCGTTGATATTCTTCGCGGGTATATTCCACAAAGCTTGGGTGCGAATCTTCTACTAAACCAGGGGCAGGAGTACCGGTATACCTTGCCATTAATTCAAGAATGCCCACGCACAACGATAATCCATCGCCGAAAGCATGGTCTACTGCATAAAAAACCTCGCAGGATTTCCCCTTATCGACAGCACCGATAACAAAACCGGGAAAGTGATCGAATACCGCGTGCGTTGGTAAATAATCATTCAAAATGTCGTTCGCGGTTGTTCCGCCAGTGCCATCAGCCGAGTTTTTCTCCCCGGGTTGATCGCTACGCTGATCACGATCGGGTGCTTCCGCAAGAACGCGCGGGACAAGATCAATGGCTGATGAGGGAACCGTCCTCCGTTCTACTGATGCGCCACCGAATTCAGGCTGACCACCGCTAGCTTTGTCCGCGGCCGCGTCGGGCGCGTCAGCATCCGCGCCCTGTCCGCCTGCGGTATCCGTATTGACGACGAAGGTACTCCGCAATCCCTCATGCGAGCGCACAAAATTGTTTACTGCCACGGTCATTGCTTCCGTGTTCAGTGGTCCGGGGAGGGTGGCCACCGCGCAGGTGTAGGCGCGATGGGTGTTGCCTGCCTGCCGTTGAGTGAGAACTCCTCGGATGTGATCCTTCTGCAAAAACGATGGGGGCGTGGGATCCGTCGGCGTGTGCTTGGGGGCCTCAGTCATCTGAGCGGATGGTTCCCACACGGTTAGCGCTCCGTCGATAACCCACTCGCTACTTTCGATTGCTTTCATACTTCGTCAGCTCTCCTTTGGGTTTACATCTACCCAAATTGTTATATATTTTCCGATCAAGCGCTATGGGGTGGCGACCGAGGCGTT
This window encodes:
- a CDS encoding glycosyltransferase; translated protein: MSGSRGDIQPAVSLGLELQDRGHTVTFLCTPSLTTFARTAGIQSVFPAGINIGDMTDRARSTLASKNPVAIAKLATHFLKHSVDDLHQDLINYYFSENSTQGSSDMDHPKLAQPTLLIVNPMCQRQGTSLAEKWRIPLVVLRYAPISHNSYSGWPHQLTRRAPKWIKKKSWHIQEWFDFFMYGHWENTFRRHLGLASRFHPFTRYLRDHSVPQLQLCDPNVVPDIAAEWAGTNKIFVGYLDLPASARRRLNEPDTLPADLDHWLSSGSAPLFVSFGSMPVSNPTRLVDTIVSVARRHNLRVLFSGFDSTTNATNDEPRATSTVGNQGHDEANDVYFTGAINQTAVLPRCCAAVHHGGAGTTAASLRSGNPTMIYAFGFEQPFWASCIENLGVGVGSSVSRLTTEHFAKDLDRALSSPVREAARAFAADMTSPDQALSTAIRLIEDQAG